One genomic region from Dermacentor variabilis isolate Ectoservices chromosome 6, ASM5094787v1, whole genome shotgun sequence encodes:
- the mRpS9 gene encoding mitochondrial ribosomal protein S9, with amino-acid sequence MEAAMKSARTLQLISKLNSCCSIAHLSAPLTHVRYCATSAGENTTSNDSPDILQLHLRADSKVQKISKAMKAYLERAKAYDNFIKKEQYEFDLGKRHLANMMGVDADEMTQDDIDRAIQYLMPSGLHEPKARPIMKPPEDVFPREKAAQFDYSGRPFHYLFYTTRPHYYAVLHDAVTHLAELNRLETRMIKRGVAEPAAEQKLNVQDSTWLPKKDLELLLLETLKDLQYEYFVKTLDRLVEHPYSSQAKEFIMRYRKPRISTLVREEIPPLQYDETGRPYAKANGARKHARAEVTVWGNGTGKVNIHGHGIEYFDDVTDREQIMFPLQFTGLLMKVDIEATLNDAEGPTVRANAIRHGLALALRSFLSEQEVEKMRLAGLLTRDPRRRERKKPGQQGSRRKYTWLKR; translated from the exons ATGGAGGCTGCGATGAAGTCTGCTAGGACCCTCCAACTTATTTCTAAGTTAAATAGTTGCTGCTCAATCGCGCATCTGTCCGCGCCTTTAACTCAT GTACGCTACTGCGCTACCAGCGCTGGAGAAAACACGACCAGCAATGATTCTCCGGATATCCTCCAGCTGCATTTGCGAGCAGATTCTAAAGTTCAGAAGATCAGTAAAGCCATGAAAGCATACTTGGAGCGAGCCAAGGCATACG ATAATTTTATAAAGAAAGAGCAATATGAGTTTGACCTGGGGAAACGGCATCTTGCAAACATGATGGGTGTTGATGCCGACGAAATGACGCAGGATGACATTGAC AGAGCCATTCAGTATTTGATGCCTTCAGGCCTACATGAGCCCAAGGCTCGACCAATAATGAAG CCTCCCGAAGACGTATTCCCAAGAGAAAAAg CTGCACAGTTCGACTATTCTGGACGGCCGTTTCACTACCTCTTCTACACGACGAGGCCCCACTACTACGCCGTGTTGCAT gaTGCAGTCACTCATCTGGCAGAACTGAACCGCCTGGAAACCCGTATGATCAAAAGAGGAGTGGCAGAACCAGCAGCTGAACAAAAGTT AAATGTTCAAGACAGCACCTGGCTTCCAAAGAAGGATCTTGAACTGCTGCTTCTGGAGACATTGAAAGATCTTCAG taTGAGTACTTCGTGAAGACCCTAGATCGATTAGTGGAACACCCCTACTCATCGCAAGCCAAAGAATTCATCATGCGTTACAGAAAACCGAGGATATCTACACTTGTTCGAGAGGAGATACCGCCG TTGCAATATGATGAAACTGGCAGGCCTTATGCGAAGGCTAATG GTGCCCGAAAGCATGCGAGGGCTGAAGTGACTGTCTGGGGCAATGGCACAGGAAAAGTGAACATCCATGGTCACGGCATCGAGTACTTCGATGATGTCACAGACAG GGAGCAGATAATGTTTCCGCTGCAGTTTACGGGACTCCTCATGAAAGTTGACATTGAGGCCACGCTCAACGACGCCGAAGGACCAACTGTCCGTGCAAATGCCATACGCCATGGACTGGCATTAGCCCTGCGCAGCTTCCTCTCTGAGCAGGAGGTGGAAAAGATGAGGCTGG CTGGATTGCTCACGAGGGACCCTCGCCGTAGGGAGCGCAAAAAGCCAGGCCAACAAGGCTCTCGTCGCAAGTACACTTG GCTTAAGCGGTAG
- the LOC142585556 gene encoding mitochondrial import inner membrane translocase subunit Tim13-B yields MDGLPAGKLTGAQKEELMDQVKQQIAVANAQELLQKMTEKCFKKCISKPGTSLDNSEQKCISMCMDRYMDSWNIVSRSYGSRIARERGQM; encoded by the exons ATGGATGGCTTACCGGCTGGAAAACTTACCGGAGCTCAGAAGGAGGAGTTGATGGACCAGGTCAAGCAGCAAATCGCTGTGGCAAATGCTCAGGAGTTATTGCAG AAAATGACTGAGAAGTGCTTTAAGAAGTGCATTTCCAAGCCCGGGACGTCTTTGGACAACTCTGAACAG AAATGTATATCCATGTGCATGGACCGTTACATGGACTCTTGGAACATAGTGTCAAGGTCCTACGGCAGCCGAATTGCAAGAGAAAGGGGTCAAATGTGA